In the genome of Sphingomonas naphthae, one region contains:
- a CDS encoding AAA family ATPase, with amino-acid sequence MTAHFNPRHAGVRDPFSAYLFDESASHIVREVASEFGWPHERIFDGGLRAAAQGLAVAASPSILLVDISDAADPLVDIDALAEVVEPGTIVIACGPINDIQLYRGLVQSGMHDYLPKPLTRAALMEAFADAQNTLLNPRGGEGETERPHVQTAVIGVRGGVGATTVAASLAHSLGDAHARTTALLDLDVHFGTGALALDLEPGRGLTDAIENPSRIDGLFLERALVRANDKLSVLSAEAPINQPLTGDGSAFFQLQEELRQSFDCTVVDLPRHMLVQHPGLLHDAAVTVVVTDFTLAATRDTIRVLAWLKANAPRSTPLVVVNRVAPTGGEISRKDFEASIERAVDIVLPLDTKLSIQAAKLGKPLAEVAKSAKLGHALASIATRVLSASGDTEVAAKGDGKSLIGRLGDFKSLLAKKP; translated from the coding sequence GTGACCGCGCATTTCAACCCGCGCCATGCCGGCGTGCGTGATCCGTTCAGCGCCTATCTGTTCGACGAAAGCGCCTCCCACATCGTGCGCGAGGTGGCGAGCGAGTTCGGCTGGCCGCACGAGCGCATCTTCGATGGCGGGCTGCGCGCCGCAGCGCAGGGCCTTGCCGTGGCCGCGAGCCCGTCTATCCTGCTGGTCGACATCTCCGACGCGGCCGATCCGCTGGTCGATATCGACGCGCTGGCCGAAGTGGTCGAGCCGGGGACGATCGTGATCGCCTGCGGGCCGATCAACGACATCCAGCTCTATCGCGGCCTCGTCCAGTCGGGGATGCACGATTATCTGCCCAAGCCGCTGACGCGCGCGGCGCTGATGGAAGCCTTCGCCGACGCGCAGAACACATTGCTGAACCCGCGCGGCGGCGAGGGCGAGACCGAGCGGCCGCATGTGCAGACCGCCGTGATAGGCGTGCGCGGCGGCGTGGGCGCCACCACCGTCGCCGCCTCGCTCGCGCACAGCCTGGGCGACGCGCACGCCCGCACGACCGCCCTGCTCGACCTCGACGTGCATTTCGGCACCGGTGCGCTGGCGCTCGATCTGGAGCCGGGTCGCGGGCTCACCGATGCGATCGAGAACCCCAGCCGCATCGACGGCCTGTTCCTCGAACGCGCATTGGTGCGCGCCAACGACAAGCTCTCGGTCCTGTCGGCCGAGGCACCGATCAACCAGCCGCTGACCGGCGACGGCTCCGCCTTCTTCCAGTTGCAGGAGGAATTGCGCCAGAGCTTCGACTGCACCGTGGTCGATCTGCCGCGCCACATGCTGGTGCAGCATCCGGGGCTGCTGCACGATGCGGCCGTCACCGTGGTAGTCACCGATTTCACGCTGGCCGCAACCCGCGACACGATCCGCGTGCTGGCGTGGCTGAAGGCCAATGCCCCGCGCTCGACGCCGCTCGTCGTCGTCAACCGCGTGGCGCCGACCGGGGGCGAGATCAGCCGCAAGGATTTCGAGGCGTCGATCGAGCGCGCGGTGGATATCGTCCTGCCGCTCGACACCAAGCTGTCGATCCAGGCGGCGAAGCTGGGCAAGCCGCTGGCCGAGGTCGCCAAGTCGGCGAAGCTCGGCCACGCCCTCGCCTCGATCGCGACGCGCGTGCTGTCGGCCTCGGGCGATACCGAGGTTGCGGCCAAGGGTGACGGCAAGTCGCTGATCGGCCGCCTCGGCGACTTCAAGAGCCTGCTGGCCAAGAAGCCCTGA
- a CDS encoding type II secretion system F family protein, translated as MSPLVIFLLLAATGGLIAYGFSGPTPAKAAQRRLKGVRTRYAPETGEVQMRRIATPQNSSLDSWFGRMIPRPALLRQRLEMTGRSWTLAQYSIASGGLTLFTWVSLGFQGFPLFLTFLLGLAVGVGLPHLVVSKLIARRVAAFTARFPDAIDLLVRGLRSGLPIGETLGVVGHEVPGPVGVEFRGVTDRMRIGRTMDQALQETADRLLTAEFQFFVISLAIQRETGGNLAETLSNLAEVLRKRSQMKLKVKAMSSESKASAWIIGVLPFLVFGLISFINPGYMHGFFHDERLMIVGLGGLGWMGVGVFIMSRMINFEI; from the coding sequence ATGAGCCCGCTCGTCATCTTCCTGTTGCTGGCGGCGACCGGCGGCCTGATCGCCTACGGCTTTTCCGGCCCGACGCCCGCCAAGGCGGCGCAGCGCCGGCTGAAGGGCGTCCGCACGCGCTATGCGCCGGAGACGGGCGAGGTGCAGATGCGCCGCATCGCCACGCCGCAGAACAGCTCGCTCGACAGCTGGTTCGGCCGGATGATCCCGCGCCCGGCCCTGCTGCGCCAGCGGCTGGAGATGACGGGCCGCTCCTGGACGCTCGCCCAATATTCGATCGCCTCGGGCGGGCTCACCCTGTTCACCTGGGTGTCGCTCGGCTTTCAGGGCTTTCCCTTGTTCCTCACCTTCCTGCTCGGCCTCGCCGTCGGCGTGGGGCTGCCGCATCTCGTCGTCAGCAAGCTGATCGCGCGGCGCGTGGCGGCATTCACCGCGCGTTTCCCCGACGCGATCGACCTGCTGGTGCGCGGCCTGCGGTCCGGCCTGCCGATCGGCGAGACGCTCGGCGTGGTCGGCCACGAAGTGCCCGGCCCGGTCGGCGTCGAGTTTCGCGGCGTGACCGATCGGATGCGGATCGGCCGCACCATGGATCAGGCCTTGCAGGAAACCGCCGACCGGCTGCTGACGGCGGAATTCCAGTTCTTCGTCATCAGCCTGGCGATCCAGCGCGAGACCGGCGGCAATCTGGCCGAAACGCTCTCCAACCTGGCCGAAGTGCTCCGCAAGCGCAGCCAGATGAAGCTGAAGGTGAAGGCGATGTCGTCCGAATCCAAGGCGTCGGCCTGGATCATCGGCGTGCTGCCGTTCCTCGTCTTCGGCCTCATCAGCTTCATCAACCCCGGCTACATGCACGGCTTCTTCCACGACGAGCGGCTGATGATCGTGGGGCTCGGCGGGCTCGGCTGGATGGGCGTGGGCGTCTTCATCATGTCCCGCATGATAAACTTCGAGATTTGA
- a CDS encoding type II secretion system F family protein translates to MSANPTLMGIDMIAVATMMAGGAVFALLVALYAAMTVRDPMARRVKALNERREQLKAGIIASASRRRAKIGVSSLTTDRMRTFLSSLRVLQESQLKHSQLMLTRAGIRSKDAAIAVIFCRLALPLLIGGTTIIGLYLIDWFPDWGPFKRYAVVAVTLVLTYKAPDLWVKNRVTKRTAAIRKGLPDALDLLVICAEAGLTVDAAFQRVARELGKGYPELGDEFALTAIELGFLTDRRTAFENLAQRVDLESVRGVVTTMIQTEKYGTPLASSLRVLAAEFRHERMMKAEEKAARLPAIMTVPLILFILPVLFVVILGPAACSISDNVLK, encoded by the coding sequence ATGAGCGCGAACCCGACCCTGATGGGCATCGACATGATCGCGGTGGCGACGATGATGGCGGGCGGCGCCGTCTTCGCGCTGCTGGTGGCGCTCTATGCCGCCATGACCGTGCGCGACCCGATGGCGCGGCGCGTGAAGGCGCTCAACGAACGGCGCGAGCAGCTGAAGGCGGGCATCATCGCCTCGGCCTCGCGTCGGCGCGCCAAGATCGGCGTGTCGAGCCTCACGACCGATCGGATGCGGACCTTCCTGTCCTCGCTCCGCGTGTTGCAGGAAAGCCAGCTGAAACATTCGCAGCTGATGCTCACCCGCGCCGGCATCCGATCGAAGGATGCGGCGATCGCGGTGATCTTTTGCCGGCTCGCGCTGCCGCTGCTGATCGGCGGCACCACGATCATCGGCCTCTATCTGATCGATTGGTTCCCCGATTGGGGGCCGTTCAAACGCTACGCCGTGGTCGCGGTGACGCTGGTGCTGACCTACAAGGCGCCCGACCTGTGGGTGAAGAACAGGGTCACCAAGCGGACCGCCGCGATCCGCAAGGGCCTGCCCGACGCGCTCGACCTGCTGGTGATCTGCGCCGAGGCGGGGCTCACGGTGGACGCCGCCTTCCAGCGCGTCGCACGCGAGCTGGGCAAGGGCTATCCCGAACTCGGCGACGAATTCGCGCTGACTGCGATCGAACTGGGCTTCCTGACCGATCGCCGCACCGCCTTCGAGAATCTGGCGCAGCGCGTCGATCTGGAATCGGTGCGCGGTGTCGTGACGACGATGATCCAGACCGAGAAATACGGCACGCCGCTCGCCTCCTCGCTCCGCGTGCTGGCCGCCGAATTCCGCCACGAGCGGATGATGAAGGCCGAGGAGAAAGCCGCGCGCCTGCCCGCGATCATGACCGTGCCGCTGATCCTGTTCATCCTGCCGGTGCTGTTCGTCGTGATCCTGGGGCCGGCGGCCTGCTCGATCTCGGATAATGTGCTGAAATAG
- a CDS encoding DUF1134 domain-containing protein: MIRAAKVTIGMLAAMGLAGTAMAQVSTIDPNQAGQLAARPATSASAPASAARQDPPAADAVSAQAGDAAASGQSAPAPPPPSGPVPASESVGTTPMGRAASEASAGATYQEKDIFEAAEGVFGKGAEGLAKVIERIIGDNGRPVAYIAGREAGGAFIAGLRYGSGTMFHKVEGQRPVYWTGPSLGFDIGANGAKTFVLVYNLYDSQELYQRFPAGEGAAYLVGGFNASYLRRGDIVLIPIRLGVGWRLGVNVGYMNFTEKGRWLPF, encoded by the coding sequence ATGATCCGGGCGGCAAAGGTGACGATCGGGATGCTGGCGGCGATGGGCCTGGCGGGCACTGCGATGGCGCAGGTTTCGACGATCGATCCCAATCAGGCGGGCCAGCTCGCGGCGCGCCCGGCGACGTCCGCCTCGGCCCCAGCGTCCGCCGCGCGGCAGGATCCGCCGGCTGCCGATGCGGTTTCGGCTCAGGCCGGCGACGCGGCGGCGAGCGGCCAGTCCGCACCGGCGCCCCCGCCGCCCTCCGGCCCCGTTCCCGCCAGCGAGAGCGTCGGAACGACGCCCATGGGGCGGGCGGCGTCGGAGGCATCTGCGGGCGCCACCTATCAGGAAAAGGACATCTTCGAGGCGGCCGAGGGCGTGTTCGGCAAGGGCGCCGAGGGGCTTGCCAAGGTGATCGAGCGGATCATCGGCGATAATGGCCGGCCGGTTGCCTATATCGCGGGCCGCGAGGCGGGCGGGGCGTTTATCGCCGGGCTGCGCTATGGATCGGGCACGATGTTCCACAAGGTGGAGGGGCAGCGGCCGGTCTATTGGACCGGGCCGTCGCTGGGCTTCGACATCGGCGCGAACGGCGCCAAGACCTTCGTGCTGGTCTATAACCTCTACGATTCACAGGAATTGTATCAGCGGTTCCCGGCGGGGGAGGGGGCGGCCTATCTCGTCGGCGGCTTCAACGCGAGCTACCTGCGGCGCGGCGATATCGTGCTGATCCCGATCCGGCTGGGCGTCGGCTGGCGACTGGGCGTGAACGTGGGTTACATGAACTTCACGGAGAAGGGGCGGTGGCTGCCGTTCTGA
- a CDS encoding ParB/Srx family N-terminal domain-containing protein, which yields MELPPFELRAVGSSKPFDRNARTHSKKQVKQIAKSISTFGFTNPVLITPDGTIIAGHGRVMAARELGMAEVPTLTLANLSPAEVRAYVLADNKLALNAGWDKELLALGLCQSKCTGN from the coding sequence GTGGAGCTACCGCCGTTCGAACTGCGCGCCGTCGGATCGTCGAAACCCTTCGATCGCAACGCGCGCACGCATTCGAAGAAGCAGGTGAAGCAGATCGCCAAGAGCATCAGCACGTTCGGGTTCACCAACCCTGTACTGATCACCCCCGATGGCACCATCATCGCCGGCCACGGCCGGGTGATGGCCGCGCGCGAATTGGGCATGGCCGAGGTGCCGACACTGACCCTGGCCAATCTCAGTCCCGCCGAGGTCAGAGCCTATGTGCTGGCCGACAACAAGCTGGCGCTCAACGCCGGCTGGGACAAGGAGCTGCTGGCGCTGGGACTCTGTCAAAGCAAATGCACCGGAAATTAG
- a CDS encoding IS6 family transposase, with protein sequence MPPSPFRRFNSAPEVIRLVVLMYIRFPLSLRNVEDLLFERGIDICHETVRHWWNRFGPMFAGDIRRQRVSRMRGFRHWRWHLDEMYVKLNGEMVYLWRAVDHEGEILESYITKTRDKAAALSFMKKALRRHGAPEAVTTDGLRSYRAAMNELGNADKQEVGRWANNRVENSHLPFRRRKRAMLRFRRMKTLQKFASVHANVHNHFNLERHLIDRQTFKERRSAALAEWQILVS encoded by the coding sequence CTGCCGCCCTCCCCGTTCCGCCGCTTCAATTCAGCACCAGAAGTCATCCGCCTTGTTGTGCTGATGTATATTCGCTTTCCGCTGTCGCTGCGGAACGTCGAGGATCTGCTGTTCGAGCGCGGCATCGACATCTGTCACGAGACGGTCCGACACTGGTGGAACAGGTTCGGGCCGATGTTCGCCGGCGACATCCGCCGCCAGCGGGTGAGCCGCATGCGCGGCTTCCGCCACTGGCGATGGCATCTTGACGAGATGTACGTGAAGCTCAACGGCGAGATGGTCTACCTTTGGCGCGCCGTCGATCACGAGGGTGAGATCCTCGAGAGCTACATCACGAAAACCCGCGATAAGGCAGCAGCTCTCAGCTTCATGAAGAAGGCATTAAGGCGCCACGGCGCACCCGAAGCCGTCACTACGGACGGCCTGCGCTCCTACCGCGCAGCGATGAACGAACTGGGCAACGCTGATAAGCAGGAGGTCGGCCGCTGGGCGAACAACCGTGTCGAAAACAGCCACCTGCCCTTCCGACGACGAAAACGAGCCATGCTCAGGTTCAGGCGGATGAAGACCTTGCAGAAGTTCGCCTCGGTCCACGCCAACGTCCACAATCACTTCAATCTCGAACGCCACCTCATCGATCGCCAGACCTTCAAGGAACGCCGCTCCGCCGCCCTGGCGGAGTGGCAGATACTCGTCAGCTAG
- a CDS encoding DUF2924 domain-containing protein has protein sequence MPRISPSLLRLALAWEIQARAQGGLARQTRQRLAQIGAAKTRTPPARAGMRLVREWNGQAHVVTVGKDEVIRWDGREWRSLSEVARAITGTRWSGPAFFGLKKTIAA, from the coding sequence GTGCCTCGGATCAGCCCCAGCCTGCTGCGGCTCGCTTTGGCCTGGGAAATCCAGGCCCGGGCGCAAGGCGGGCTCGCCCGCCAGACCCGTCAGCGGCTGGCCCAGATCGGCGCGGCCAAGACCCGCACCCCCCCGGCACGGGCCGGCATGCGGCTGGTACGCGAATGGAACGGGCAGGCCCATGTGGTGACGGTGGGCAAGGATGAGGTGATCCGCTGGGACGGGCGGGAGTGGCGGTCGCTGTCGGAGGTCGCCCGCGCCATCACCGGCACCCGCTGGTCGGGCCCCGCCTTCTTCGGCCTCAAGAAGACAATCGCGGCATGA